A stretch of the Lolium perenne isolate Kyuss_39 chromosome 3, Kyuss_2.0, whole genome shotgun sequence genome encodes the following:
- the LOC139838616 gene encoding uncharacterized protein isoform X9: MPNERLPGSLPDDHLRARKARGTGAGQSYRANQYGTGLGLDLEPYSRAHPAPQRFDRQLTENASIVFPADQTDVDNEDPDTAATAPDLNVDNAIVGADTGKAHVEYPLRTWADDDDGDDCASWRYWRTLPLLLLAAAKSRNLQPGSVPAQELVQQQLHHQSAPSLPAANLLAEIRTLPQGTTYVLREQLSILQAWNICW; the protein is encoded by the exons ATGCCAAATGAGCGGCTGCCAGGATCCCTCCCGGATGACCACCTTCGAGCTAGAAAAGCCAGAGGTACGGGCGCAGGTCAAAGCTATCGTGCAAACCAGTATGGAACCGGATTGGGACTGGACCTGGAGCCTTACAGCCGTGCCCACCCGGCGCCTCAG AGATTCGACCGACAACTGACTGAGAATGCCAGTATCGTCTTTCCGGCTGACCAAACCGACGTTGACAACGAGGATCCCGACACCGCCGCCACTGCGCCCGACCTGAATGTCGACAACGCCATTGTTGGTGCCGACACTGGTAAGGCCCATGTCGAGTACCCATTACGGACTTGGGCTgacgatgatgatggcgatgattgcGCATCTTGGAG GTACTGGAGAACGCTGCCCCTCTTGCTGCTGGCTGCGGCAAAGTCAAGAAATCTTCAACCAGGAAGCGTACCGGCACAGGAACTGGTGCAACAGCAGCTCCACCATCAAAGCGCCCCAAGCCTACCGGCAGCAAACCTCCTCGCCGAGATAAGAACATTGCCCCAAGGAACCACCTACGTCCTCCGG GAACAACTTTCAATcctacaagcatggaacatatgcTGGTGA
- the LOC127345025 gene encoding chloride channel protein CLC-a — protein MEEDQSSGLAAETQERKHDNGVNDNPEDPGSNGISSLEQPLLKRSNTLTASHLAMVGAKVSHIESLDYEIIENDLFKHDWRSRSNVEVLQYIFLKWALAFLVGLLTGVIASLINLAIENISGIKMLHMVQLVREKRYWAGFFYFSGFNFGLTFVAAVLCVVFAPTAAGPGIPEIKAYLNGVDTPNMFGAPQLIVKIFGSICAVSSGLDLGKEGPLVHIGACLANLLSQGGSGRFRVRWKWLRYFNNDRDRRDLITCGASSGVCAAFRSPVGGVLFALEEVATWWRSALLWRSFFSTATVVVVLRGFIEVCRNGRCGLFGEGGLIIFDVSDVTVNYTFGDLLLVTLVGVIGGLLGALYNYVLHMVLRLYNLINAKGRMAKLTLALAVCVFTSAGLYVLPFSVPCTPCDPAFGAACPSNGMSGNFKQFNCPAGHYNDLASLLHATNTDATRNIFSTGTSGEFRLDSLLIFFAIYCVLGLITFGIAVPSGLFLPIILMGAAYGRIVALVLENVARIDHGLYAVLGAAALMSGSMRMTVSLCVIFLELTNNLLLLPMTMFVLLIAKTVGDAFNPSIYEIILDLKGLPFLEPKPEPWMKDITVGELAAAKPRAISLQVVERVSTIVHVLRNTGHNGFPVVDRPRPGLSELHGLVLRSHLVAVLKKRWFLPEKRRTEEWEAREQFSSVELADKSAKLDDVDLTPDEMDMWVDLHPLTNTTPYTVVETMSVAKAVVLFRSVALRHMLIMPKYQGPEISPIVGILTRQDLRGHNILGAFPNLANKKKAH, from the exons ATGGAGGAAGATCAGAGCTCCGGGCTCGCCGCAGAGACGCAGGAACGCAAACACGATAATGGCGTCAACGACAATCCGGAGGACCCAGGGAGCAATGGCATCAGCTCCCTGGAGCAGCCCCTGCTCAAGAGAAGCAATACCCTGACCGCCAGCCACCTCGCCATGGTCGGCGCCAAGGTCTCGCACATCGAGAGCCTCGACTACGA GATCATCGAGAACGATTTGTTCAAGCACGATTGGAGGAGCCGGTCCAACGTGGAGGTGCTGCAGTACATCTTCCTCAAGTGGGCGCTGGCGTTCCTCGTCGGCCTCCTCACCGGCGTCATCGCCTCGCTCATCAACCTCGCCATCGAGAACATCTCCGGCAtcaagatgctccacatggtacaGCTCGTCCGGGAGAAGAGGTACTGGGCCGGCTTCTTCTACTTCTCTGGCTTCAACTTCGGACTCACGTTCGTGGCCGCCGTGCTCTGCGTGGTCTTCGCTCCCACCGCCGCCGGCCCTGGCATCCCCGAGATCAAGGCCTACCTCAACGGCGTCGACACGCCCAACATGTTTGGTGCGCCGCAGCTGATTGTCAAGATCTTCGGAAGCATTTGTGCGGTGTCGTCGGGGCTCGATCTTGGCAAGGAAGGCCCGCTCGTGCACATCGGCGCGTGCCTCGCCAACCTGCTAAGCCAGGGCGGCTCCGGCCGGTTCCGCGTCCGCTGGAAGTGGCTGCGTTACTTTAACAACGACCGTGACCGGCGCGACCTCATCACCTGCGGCGCCTCGTCGGGTGTGTGCGCGGCGTTCCGCTCCCCCGTGGGCGGCGTCCTGTTCGCGCTGGAGGAGGTGGCCACGTGGTGGCGGAGCGCGCTGCTGTGGCGCAGTTTCTTCAGCACGGCCaccgtggtggtggtgctgcgggGCTTCATCGAGGTATGCCGCAACGGCCGGTGCGGGCTGTTCGGCGAGGGTGGGCTCATCATCTTCGACGTCAGCGACGTCACCGTCAACTACACCTTCGGTGACCTCCTCCTTGTCACGCTGGTTGGCGTCATCGGCGGCCTCCTCGGCGCCCTCTACAACTACGTTCTCCACATGGTGCTCCGCCTCTACAACCTCATCAACGCCAAGGGCCGGATGGCGAAGCTCACACTGGCGCTGGCCGTGTGCGTCTTCACGTCGGCGGGACTGTACGTGCTCCCCTTCTCCGTGCCGTGCACTCCCTGCGACCCGGCGTTCGGCGCAGCGTGCCCGAGCAACGGGATGAGCGGCAACTTCAAGCAGTTTAACTGTCCCGCCGGCCACTACAACGACCTGGCCAGCCTCCTGCACGCCACCAACACCGACGCGACGCGCAACATCTTCTCAACCGGCACCTCCGGCGAGTTCCGGCTCGACTCGCTCCTCATCTTCTTCGCCATCTACTGCGTGCTGGGGCTCATCACCTTCGGCATCGCCGTGCCGTCGGGGCTCTTCCTCCCCATCATCCTCATGGGCGCCGCCTACGGCCGCATCGTCGCGCTCGTGCTCGAGAACGTCGCGCGCATTGACCACGGACTCTACGCCGTACTCGGCGCCGCGGCGCTCATGTCGGGCTCCATGAGGATGACAGTTTCGCTCTGCGTCATCTTCCTCGAGCTCACCAACAATCTCCTCCTGCTCCCCATGACCATGTTCGTGCTGCTCATCGCCAAGACCGTCGGCGACGCCTTCAACCCCAGCATCTACGAGATCATCCTCGACCTCAAGGGGCTGCCATTCCTGGAGCCGAAGCCGGAGCCGTGGATGAAGGACATCACCGTCGGCGAGCTCGCCGCCGCCAAGCCGCGGGCCATCAGCCTCCAGGTCGTCGAGAGGGTGTCCACCATCGTCCACGTGCTGCGCAACACCGGCCACAACGGCTTCCCCGTGGTCGACCGCCCCAGGCCCGGCCTCTCGGAGCTGCACGGCCTCGTGCTCCGCTCGCACCTCGTCGCCGTCCTCAAGAAGCGCTGGTTTCTGCCGGAGAAGAGGAGGACCGAGGAGTGGGAGGCCAGGGAGCAGTTCTCCTCCGTCGAGCTCGCCGACAAGAGCGCCAAGCTCGACGACGTGGACCTCACGCCCGACGAGATGGACATGTGGGTTGACCTCCACCCGCTCACCAACACCACGCCCTACACCGTCGTCGAGACCATGTCCGTCGCCAAGGCCGTCGTGCTCTTCCGCAGCGTCGCGCTCCGCCACATGCTCATCATGCCCAAGTACCAAGGACCCGAG ATATCTCCAATCGTTGGGATCCTGACGAGGCAGGACCTGAGGGGGCACAACATCCTCGGCGCATTTCCTAACCTCGCAAACAAAAAGAAGGCACACTGA
- the LOC139838616 gene encoding uncharacterized protein isoform X2, which produces MPNERLPGSLPDDHLRARKARGTGAGQSYRANQYGTGLGLDLEPYSRAHPAPQRFDRQLTENASIVFPADQTDVDNEDPDTAATAPDLNVDNAIVGADTDPNAQVLENAAPLAAGCGKVKKSSTRKRTGTGTGATAAPPSKRPKPTGSKPPRRDKNIAPRNHLRPPGTTFNPTSMEHMLVIQELRCRHMVRECTQDVVPPPVLPRQDPHDWRYLKRKKEEYSDSES; this is translated from the exons ATGCCAAATGAGCGGCTGCCAGGATCCCTCCCGGATGACCACCTTCGAGCTAGAAAAGCCAGAGGTACGGGCGCAGGTCAAAGCTATCGTGCAAACCAGTATGGAACCGGATTGGGACTGGACCTGGAGCCTTACAGCCGTGCCCACCCGGCGCCTCAG AGATTCGACCGACAACTGACTGAGAATGCCAGTATCGTCTTTCCGGCTGACCAAACCGACGTTGACAACGAGGATCCCGACACCGCCGCCACTGCGCCCGACCTGAATGTCGACAACGCCATTGTTGGTGCCGACACTG ATCCCAATGCTCAGGTACTGGAGAACGCTGCCCCTCTTGCTGCTGGCTGCGGCAAAGTCAAGAAATCTTCAACCAGGAAGCGTACCGGCACAGGAACTGGTGCAACAGCAGCTCCACCATCAAAGCGCCCCAAGCCTACCGGCAGCAAACCTCCTCGCCGAGATAAGAACATTGCCCCAAGGAACCACCTACGTCCTCCGG GAACAACTTTCAATcctacaagcatggaacatatgcTGGTGATCCAGGAACTTCGATGCAGGCATATG GTTCGGGAATGCACCCAGGATGTTGTGCCCCCTCCGGTCCTGCCTCGTCAAGATCCCCACGATTGGAGATATCTGAAGAGGAAGAAAGAAGAATACTCAGATTCAGAATCGTAG
- the LOC139838616 gene encoding uncharacterized protein isoform X8, with amino-acid sequence MPNERLPGSLPDDHLRARKARGTGAGQSYRANQYGTGLGLDLEPYSRAHPAPQRFDRQLTENASIVFPADQTDVDNEDPDTAATAPDLNVDNAIVGADTDPNAQVLENAAPLAAGCGKVKKSSTRKRTGTGTGATAAPPSKRPKPTGSKPPRRDKNIAPRNHLRPPGTTFNPTSMEHMLVIQELRCRHMLVRNSAMTQLRETTY; translated from the exons ATGCCAAATGAGCGGCTGCCAGGATCCCTCCCGGATGACCACCTTCGAGCTAGAAAAGCCAGAGGTACGGGCGCAGGTCAAAGCTATCGTGCAAACCAGTATGGAACCGGATTGGGACTGGACCTGGAGCCTTACAGCCGTGCCCACCCGGCGCCTCAG AGATTCGACCGACAACTGACTGAGAATGCCAGTATCGTCTTTCCGGCTGACCAAACCGACGTTGACAACGAGGATCCCGACACCGCCGCCACTGCGCCCGACCTGAATGTCGACAACGCCATTGTTGGTGCCGACACTG ATCCCAATGCTCAGGTACTGGAGAACGCTGCCCCTCTTGCTGCTGGCTGCGGCAAAGTCAAGAAATCTTCAACCAGGAAGCGTACCGGCACAGGAACTGGTGCAACAGCAGCTCCACCATCAAAGCGCCCCAAGCCTACCGGCAGCAAACCTCCTCGCCGAGATAAGAACATTGCCCCAAGGAACCACCTACGTCCTCCGG GAACAACTTTCAATcctacaagcatggaacatatgcTGGTGATCCAGGAACTTCGATGCAGGCATATG CTTGTGAGGAACTCTGCCATGACGCAGCTGAGAGAGACCACATATTAA